Proteins from a genomic interval of Anolis sagrei isolate rAnoSag1 chromosome 1, rAnoSag1.mat, whole genome shotgun sequence:
- the IFT70B gene encoding intraflagellar transport protein 70B: MAACSVVSTPIADGEYTAAIYGLIRAGQFAEAVGLLSTELQRSCRSRAGLSLLGYCYFQLQDFAAAAECYEQLCALHPDLLEYRLFQAQALYKAGLYAEALRATSPLLGATPAASPALQGKALRLQAATHYAQGDLSSAKALVELTLSAASSESSGSSPEGDPAELPEAEVNLGCLLYREGQHEEACGKFASAMQALGYCPELSYNMALCCYAAKQYAPALKHLADIIERGMQQHPELSVGTNTEGLDVRSVGNTLLLHRTALVEAFNLKAAIEYQLCNLQAAQEALTDMPPRAEEELDPVTLHNQALVNMDRRPSEGFEKLQFLLRQNPCPPETFGNLLLLYCKYQYYDLAADVLAENAHLTYKLLTPYLYNYLDAMITCQTAPDEAFHKLDELAGALTEQLRKLTKEVQESRKNRDDEALRKAVNEYDETLEKYIPIFMAQAKIYWDMENYPMLEKMFHKSVDFCKDHEVWKLNVAHVLFMQENKYKEAIGFYEPIVKKHYDNILQVSAIVLANLCVSYIMTSQNEEAEELMRKIEKEEEQLSYHEPDKKIYHLCIVNLVIGTLYCAKGNFDFGISRVIKSLEPYNKKLGTDTWYYAKRCFLSLLENMCKHVIMVRDTVIQECLQFLEHCEMYGRDIPAIIEQPLEEEKMHTGKNTVTYEARHLRALMYEVIGWNK, translated from the coding sequence ATGGCGGCCTGCTCGGTGGTGTCGACGCCCATCGCGGACGGGGAGTACACCGCGGCCATCTACGGCCTGATCCGGGCGGGCCAGTTCGCGGAGGCGGTGGGCCTGCTGAGCACGGAGCTCCAGCGGAGCTGCCGCTCCCGGGCGGGCCTCTCGCTGCTGGGCTACTGCTACTTCCAGCTGCAGGACTTCGCGGCGGCGGCGGAGTGCTACGAGCAGCTGTGCGCCTTGCACCCGGACCTGCTCGAGTACCGCCTCTTCCAGGCCCAGGCGCTCTACAAGGCCGGCCTCTACGCCGAGGCCCTCCGCGCCACCAGCCCGCTCCTGGGCGCCACCCCCGCCGCCAGCCCGGCCCTGCAGGGCAAGGCGCTGCGCCTCCAGGCCGCCACCCACTACGCCCAGGGCGACCTGTCCAGCGCCAAGGCCCTGGTGGAGCTCACCCTCAGCGCCGCCTCCAGCGAGAGCAGCGGCAGCAGCCCCGAAGGGGACCCCGCCGAGCTGCCCGAGGCCGAGGTCAACCTGGGCTGCCTGCTCTACCGCGAGGGCCAGCACGAGGAGGCCTGCGGGAAGTTCGCCTCCGCCATGCAGGCGCTGGGCTACTGCCCCGAGCTCTCCTACAACATGGCCCTGTGCTGCTACGCGGCCAAGCAGTACGCGCCCGCCCTCAAGCACCTGGCCGACATCATCGAGCGGGGCATGCAGCAGCACCCCGAGCTCAGCGTGGGCACCAACACCGAGGGCCTGGACGTGCGCAGCGTGGGCAACACCCTGCTGCTCCACCGCACTGCCCTGGTGGAGGCCTTCAACCTCAAGGCTGCCATCGAGTACCAGCTCTGCAACCTGCAGGCCGCCCAGGAGGCCCTCACCGACATGCCCCCGCGAGCCGAGGAGGAGCTGGACCCCGTCACCTTGCACAACCAGGCCCTGGTCAACATGGACCGCCGGCCCAGCGAGGGCTTCGAGAAGCTGCAGTTTCTCCTCCGGCAGAACCCCTGCCCACCGGAGACCTTTGGCAACCTGCTGCTCCTCTACTGCAAGTACCAGTACTATGACCTGGCGGCCGACGTCCTAGCTGAGAACGCTCACCTCACCTACAAGCTGCTCACACCCTACCTCTACAACTATTTGGATGCCATGATCACCTGTCAGACGGCCCCTGATGAGGCTTTCCATAAGTTGGACGAGCTGGCGGGTGCCCTCACCGAGCAACTGCGGAAGCTGACCAAAGAGGTGCAGGAGTCGAGGAAGAACCGGGATGACGAGGCGCTCCGGAAGGCCGTAAACGAATATGACGAGACGCTCGAGAAGTACATCCCAATCTTCATGGCCCAGGCCAAGATCTACTGGGACATGGAGAACTACCCCATGTTGGAGAAAATGTTCCACAAATCGGTCGACTTCTGCAAGGATCACGAAGTCTGGAAGCTGAACGTGGCTCACGTGCTGTTCATGCAGGAGAACAAGTACAAGGAGGCCATTGGCTTCTACGAGCCCATAGTGAAGAAGCACTACGACAACATCTTGCAGGTCAGTGCCATCGTGCTAGCTAACTTGTGTGTGTCCTACATCATGACGAGCCAAAACGAAGAGGCCGAGGAGCTCATGAGGAAGattgaaaaggaagaagagcagcTCTCTTACCATGAGCCCGACAAAAAGATTTATCACCTCTGCATTGTCAACCTGGTTATTGGAACGCTGTACTGTGCCAAAGGGAACTTTGACTTCGGCATCTCGAGGGTGATTAAGAGTTTGGAGCCTTACAACAAAAAACTGGGTACAGACACTTGGTATTATGCCAAACGGTGTTTCCTGTCGTTGTTGGAAAACATGTGCAAGCATGTGATCATGGTGCGTGACACAGTCATTCAAGAATGTTTGCAATTTCTGGAGCACTGTGAAATGTATGGTCGAGACATCCCAGCAATTATTGAACAGCCTCTTGAGGAAGAGAAGATGCATACTGGGAAGAACACGGTTACCTATGAAGCTAGACACCTGAGGGCACTGATGTATGAAGTTATTGGGTGGAATAAGTAA